A single genomic interval of Luteolibacter arcticus harbors:
- a CDS encoding PQQ-like beta-propeller repeat protein, protein MILRSALAVLLVAASVADARDVLLHGKGKLVLWRDGVIAWEMPWGGIHDLHRGDDGKIYVQKDMREVCAIDPAEKKVVWSYDSTKSNGNDGKRLEVHAFQPLKDGNLMIAESGVGRIIEVDKDGKLLKEIPLKRDHPDAHRDTRLARKLENGHYLVCQEGDGAVREYDADGKVVWDFPVPMFGKEAKGGHGPEAFGNSTFSALRLKNGNTLLTTGNGHSVLEVTPAKEIVWKIEQKDLPGITLAWVTTLQVLPNGNYVIGNCHAGPGQPILIEIEPTTKKVVWQLDGFEQFGNDVSNTVVVKP, encoded by the coding sequence ATGATCCTCCGTTCCGCTCTCGCTGTCCTCCTTGTCGCCGCCTCCGTAGCCGATGCCCGCGATGTCCTGCTCCACGGCAAGGGTAAGCTCGTCCTCTGGCGCGACGGTGTCATCGCGTGGGAAATGCCGTGGGGCGGCATCCACGACCTGCACCGCGGCGACGACGGCAAGATCTACGTCCAGAAGGACATGCGCGAGGTCTGCGCGATCGACCCCGCGGAAAAGAAGGTCGTCTGGAGCTACGATTCGACCAAGTCCAACGGCAACGACGGCAAGCGGCTCGAAGTCCACGCCTTCCAGCCGCTCAAGGACGGAAACCTGATGATCGCCGAGAGCGGCGTCGGCCGGATCATCGAGGTGGACAAGGACGGCAAGCTGCTGAAGGAGATTCCCCTGAAGCGCGATCATCCCGACGCCCACCGCGACACCCGCCTCGCCCGCAAGCTGGAGAACGGCCACTACCTCGTCTGTCAGGAAGGCGACGGAGCTGTGCGCGAGTACGATGCCGACGGCAAGGTCGTGTGGGATTTCCCAGTGCCGATGTTCGGCAAGGAAGCCAAGGGCGGCCACGGCCCCGAGGCCTTCGGTAACAGCACCTTCAGCGCCCTGCGCCTCAAGAATGGCAACACCCTGCTGACCACCGGTAACGGCCACTCGGTGCTCGAGGTCACTCCGGCAAAGGAGATCGTTTGGAAGATCGAGCAAAAGGACCTGCCCGGCATCACGCTAGCATGGGTGACCACCCTGCAGGTCCTCCCGAACGGCAACTACGTAATCGGCAACTGCCACGCCGGCCCCGGCCAGCCGATCCTGATCGAAATAGAGCCGACGACGAAGAAGGTCGTCTGGCAGCTCGATGGCTTCGAGCAATTCGGGAATGATGTGTCGAACACGGTGGTGGTGAAGCCGTGA
- a CDS encoding LamG-like jellyroll fold domain-containing protein codes for MKFPAVLCCAALLWTATLPLAAQQHGLTTRPDVEAYYDGTFPTTPPAVPGNWSTVIAFPNLTFLNPVGLTPIPGTNKLIVWERDGKIWSFDNDPATAVKTLVIDLSANTQGWDDSGLLGVALHPDFANNRQMWIWYNWRGGITGGSGDLGPVLGNADNRPPTATPTRNRLSRFVLDVGFQTTQAGEYVVIDQKDASVWHNGGGMFFHPQNGFLYITNGDDQNAGLNTQIIDRALFSCVIRIDVDQRGGAISHAPTKRPLNEVSPTWPRYYVPNDNPFVGQPNALEEIYALGLRSPHRMTIDPVTGRIFIGDVGNGAREEISVIEPNDPPGLNFQWSRIEGKGGELTAPFIGTSKPPIVDYAHSAQDGSCVVGGYVYRGTQFPELYGKYLFGDNMSGIVWYLDESVSPPVKVFLATLPDGPGPNSGNDYRGLGSFGLDANGELYLCRLSSTEGRIYKLQRGGPPPGSPLPATLGATGLFSNLATLTPDVRLIPYQLNAPFWSDNAIKSRFAVVPNGTTVGFEPTGEWSFPAGSVLVKHFDLPVSDTDPNVKRRLETRVIVKQDDGEVYGATYKWRADQSDADLLDGSLTESIPIATTPIGALTSLDIGSPAVAGSTVRNGNVITITAGGTDIWGTSDQFHFAHQQRAGDFDVAVRIESVVQSDLYTKTGLMVRDSLAANARHVMALAFPSNAARNNNTGGYEFQYRATTGGGATALYPAAPQPRVNFPDTWLRMKREGDTFIALWSSDGFTWAEYSRTTLDLPDQLYFGLAVTAHTGAASTVAKFHVDSRRQPWYFPSRQDCMRCHTPQTGGVLGPSTRQFNREMLFPNGVTDEQLSAWNHVGLFDDGPEDAELPALEKLHHHNDTSASLQDRARSYLDANCSYCHRPNGVHALWDARSLTPFPDQGIYYGPILDPLGNPDARVVVPQNLAGSILHHRLSITGANQMPPLARNLVDKEGVAMLAAWIDSLPEETVTPPSVLVASAVSNTQVDLSWQDLSDNEAGFSIERSLDGVNFTALAIVGPGVTTFSDIAAEPFQTNSYRVLAFGEYVYSTPSNIASALANVGPPAPEIRITGNGVAISNNDLVPDPADGTDFGVFTPGSGSVTRTFTIQNLGNLPLNLTGTPRVRLEGADAGSFTVSSPPPASLAGPGNAAVQIVFTPLGYGTKTATVVIASSDTSEPVTTFAITGVALDDGIVAWWRFDDGSGGTAVDATGFGRDGTLTAPLPQWQAIGQIDGSLRFTGEANQSVTVANHPSLNPTAAISISAWVHAPDWASNRRVLQKGNTDTQYRLLIEGGELVWHIANVGRLETTLPPVNQWFHLAATYDGIRMRVFINGVQTGILAATGAIPVTADPLYLGTKTPVAIAGDHLNGSLDDVRIYNRALKGSEVGVLAGLDPTDGLIGWWKFDETSGTTAADSSGSGYTGTLTAPLPQWQANGRLNGALRFTSEIGQSVTVTNVAALNPTTGISASAWVHAVGWNGNNRILQKGNTDNQYRLLAEGGEFVWDIAGVGRLETTLPPVNQWVHVASTYDGDRMVLYFDGVEVASLAATGAVPVTANPLYIGTKTAASGAQNHLNGLLDQVRLYGRALSPAEVAQLSLEGNTVSIAASDATARKGTGDTGVFTVSRTGVTTSPLSVPLLLGGNAVTGLDFTLNPVLAGFAIPAGQSSANLLVQPIDSATVTGPTAVNLLLGIVPGYLADNASATVTIQDSPLNDWKIAAFGSLAAAQAAGAADDADSDADGLDTLLEAALGGSPTVPDIARLPVEEIELVDGQLYLTATYVRPKPALAGISYVHRSSLALDDWQAAVVVTGYPLDNGDGTETVKTRTAVPIGDQPKQFLKLEITRP; via the coding sequence ATGAAATTCCCCGCCGTCCTTTGCTGCGCCGCCTTGTTGTGGACCGCAACGCTGCCTCTTGCCGCCCAGCAGCACGGGCTCACTACCCGACCTGACGTGGAGGCCTACTACGACGGCACCTTTCCCACCACGCCGCCCGCAGTGCCAGGAAACTGGTCCACGGTGATCGCATTCCCGAACCTGACCTTCCTCAATCCCGTCGGCCTCACCCCGATTCCGGGCACGAACAAGCTGATCGTGTGGGAGCGCGACGGGAAAATCTGGAGCTTTGACAATGACCCGGCGACCGCTGTGAAGACGCTGGTCATCGATCTGTCGGCCAATACCCAGGGGTGGGACGACTCCGGTCTGCTCGGAGTGGCCCTGCATCCCGACTTTGCCAACAACCGCCAGATGTGGATCTGGTATAACTGGCGCGGCGGCATCACCGGTGGCAGCGGCGACCTCGGCCCGGTCCTGGGCAATGCCGACAACCGGCCGCCCACCGCGACCCCGACCCGCAACCGCCTCTCTCGCTTCGTGCTCGATGTGGGTTTCCAGACTACCCAGGCGGGCGAGTATGTGGTGATCGACCAGAAGGACGCCAGCGTCTGGCATAATGGCGGCGGGATGTTCTTCCACCCGCAGAATGGCTTTCTCTACATCACCAATGGCGACGACCAGAACGCGGGACTGAATACCCAGATCATCGACCGCGCGCTTTTCTCCTGCGTGATCCGCATCGATGTCGACCAGCGCGGCGGCGCGATCAGCCATGCGCCCACCAAGCGGCCGCTGAATGAAGTCAGCCCGACTTGGCCGCGTTACTACGTGCCGAACGACAATCCCTTCGTCGGGCAGCCGAACGCGCTTGAGGAAATCTACGCGCTCGGCCTGCGCAGTCCGCACCGCATGACGATCGACCCGGTGACCGGGCGGATCTTCATCGGCGATGTCGGCAATGGTGCGCGCGAGGAAATCAGCGTGATCGAGCCGAATGACCCGCCCGGGCTTAATTTCCAGTGGAGCCGGATTGAAGGGAAGGGTGGGGAACTCACCGCGCCATTCATTGGCACCAGCAAGCCGCCGATCGTGGACTACGCGCATTCGGCGCAGGACGGCAGTTGCGTGGTCGGCGGCTACGTTTACCGCGGCACTCAGTTCCCCGAGCTCTACGGGAAGTATCTCTTCGGCGATAACATGAGCGGCATCGTCTGGTACCTCGATGAATCGGTCAGCCCGCCGGTGAAGGTCTTCTTGGCGACGCTGCCTGATGGCCCCGGGCCGAACTCCGGCAACGACTATCGTGGCTTGGGATCCTTCGGCCTGGATGCGAATGGCGAGCTTTACCTCTGCCGCCTGAGCAGCACCGAAGGCCGGATCTACAAGCTCCAGCGCGGTGGTCCGCCGCCGGGCTCGCCATTGCCGGCGACGCTCGGTGCCACCGGTTTATTCAGCAATCTCGCGACGCTGACGCCCGATGTACGATTGATCCCGTACCAACTGAATGCGCCCTTCTGGTCGGACAATGCGATCAAGTCCCGCTTCGCCGTGGTCCCGAACGGGACGACCGTCGGGTTCGAGCCGACCGGCGAGTGGAGCTTCCCGGCGGGCAGCGTGCTGGTGAAGCATTTCGACCTGCCGGTCAGCGATACCGATCCCAACGTGAAACGCCGGCTAGAGACGCGCGTGATCGTCAAGCAGGACGATGGCGAGGTCTATGGCGCGACCTACAAGTGGCGTGCCGACCAGAGTGATGCCGACTTGCTCGACGGTAGCCTGACCGAGAGCATCCCGATCGCCACCACGCCGATCGGCGCTCTAACAAGCCTGGACATCGGCAGTCCGGCCGTGGCGGGATCGACAGTCCGCAATGGCAACGTGATCACCATCACCGCCGGTGGCACCGACATCTGGGGAACCAGCGATCAGTTTCACTTCGCGCACCAGCAGCGCGCCGGCGACTTCGATGTGGCGGTGCGGATTGAGAGCGTGGTGCAGTCCGACCTCTATACAAAGACTGGCCTGATGGTTCGCGATTCGCTCGCGGCGAATGCCCGCCATGTGATGGCGCTGGCGTTCCCGAGCAATGCGGCGCGGAACAACAACACCGGCGGTTATGAGTTCCAATACCGTGCGACCACCGGCGGCGGTGCCACCGCGCTCTATCCGGCCGCGCCGCAGCCGCGCGTGAATTTCCCCGACACCTGGCTCCGCATGAAGCGCGAGGGCGACACCTTCATCGCGTTGTGGAGCTCGGATGGATTCACGTGGGCCGAGTATTCTCGGACCACGCTCGACTTGCCGGATCAGCTCTATTTCGGTCTCGCCGTCACGGCGCACACGGGAGCGGCCTCGACGGTGGCGAAGTTCCACGTCGATAGCCGCCGACAGCCGTGGTACTTCCCGAGTCGGCAGGATTGCATGCGCTGCCACACCCCGCAGACCGGCGGCGTGCTCGGGCCGAGCACGCGGCAGTTCAATCGCGAGATGCTGTTTCCGAATGGCGTCACCGACGAACAACTCAGCGCATGGAATCATGTGGGGCTCTTCGACGACGGTCCTGAGGATGCCGAGCTACCCGCACTGGAGAAGCTCCACCATCACAATGACACCAGCGCCTCGCTGCAAGATCGCGCCCGCTCGTATCTCGATGCGAACTGCTCGTACTGCCACCGTCCGAACGGCGTGCACGCGTTGTGGGATGCCCGTTCCCTGACGCCCTTCCCGGATCAGGGAATCTACTACGGCCCAATCCTTGACCCGCTTGGCAACCCCGATGCCCGCGTGGTGGTGCCGCAAAATCTGGCCGGCTCGATCCTCCACCACCGCCTCAGCATCACGGGCGCGAACCAGATGCCCCCGCTCGCGCGGAACCTCGTGGACAAGGAGGGCGTGGCCATGCTCGCGGCGTGGATCGATTCGCTGCCGGAGGAAACAGTCACGCCTCCCTCGGTCCTCGTGGCCAGCGCCGTCTCTAACACCCAGGTGGACCTGAGCTGGCAGGATCTCTCGGACAACGAGGCCGGCTTCTCGATCGAACGCTCGCTCGACGGTGTGAACTTCACCGCGCTCGCCATCGTGGGGCCGGGTGTGACGACGTTCAGCGACATCGCGGCCGAGCCGTTCCAGACGAACTCGTACCGGGTGCTGGCATTCGGCGAATACGTTTATTCTACGCCGTCTAACATCGCCTCCGCGCTGGCCAATGTCGGGCCGCCCGCGCCGGAAATCCGCATCACCGGCAACGGCGTCGCGATCTCTAACAATGACCTTGTTCCCGATCCGGCCGATGGCACCGACTTCGGGGTATTCACGCCGGGCTCCGGCAGCGTGACGCGGACCTTCACGATCCAGAATCTTGGCAATCTTCCCCTCAATCTCACCGGCACGCCGCGCGTCCGTCTCGAGGGTGCTGATGCCGGATCGTTCACCGTTTCCTCGCCGCCGCCGGCCAGCCTGGCGGGGCCGGGCAATGCGGCCGTTCAGATCGTGTTCACCCCGCTGGGCTACGGCACCAAGACGGCCACGGTGGTGATCGCCTCCAGTGATACTAGTGAGCCGGTGACCACCTTCGCGATCACCGGTGTCGCGCTCGATGACGGCATTGTCGCGTGGTGGCGCTTTGATGATGGCAGCGGCGGCACCGCGGTGGATGCGACCGGCTTCGGCCGCGATGGCACTTTGACCGCGCCGTTGCCGCAGTGGCAGGCCATTGGGCAGATCGATGGCTCGCTGCGCTTCACCGGCGAGGCCAACCAGAGCGTGACGGTGGCCAATCATCCGTCGCTCAACCCCACCGCCGCGATTTCGATCTCGGCGTGGGTCCATGCACCCGATTGGGCGAGTAACCGCCGCGTGTTGCAGAAGGGCAACACCGACACCCAGTACCGGCTTCTCATCGAGGGCGGCGAACTGGTCTGGCACATCGCCAATGTCGGCCGGTTGGAGACCACGCTGCCGCCGGTGAACCAGTGGTTTCACCTCGCCGCGACCTATGACGGCATCCGGATGCGCGTCTTTATCAATGGTGTGCAGACAGGGATCCTTGCTGCCACCGGTGCGATCCCGGTGACTGCGGATCCGCTTTATCTTGGCACCAAGACACCCGTGGCAATCGCCGGTGACCATCTCAATGGCTCGCTCGATGACGTCCGCATTTACAACCGCGCGCTGAAGGGCTCCGAGGTCGGAGTTCTCGCGGGCCTTGATCCAACCGACGGGCTGATCGGTTGGTGGAAGTTCGATGAAACGAGCGGCACCACCGCTGCCGATTCGAGTGGCTCGGGCTACACTGGCACGCTGACCGCGCCGCTGCCGCAGTGGCAGGCGAACGGCCGTCTCAATGGGGCATTGCGCTTCACGAGCGAGATCGGGCAAAGCGTGACGGTGACGAACGTCGCCGCTCTCAATCCCACGACCGGGATCTCCGCCAGCGCGTGGGTCCATGCCGTCGGGTGGAACGGCAACAACCGCATCCTGCAAAAGGGCAACACCGACAACCAGTATCGCCTGCTTGCCGAGGGCGGCGAGTTCGTGTGGGACATCGCCGGCGTCGGTCGCCTCGAGACGACGCTGCCGCCCGTCAACCAGTGGGTCCACGTCGCGAGCACCTATGACGGCGACCGCATGGTGCTCTACTTCGATGGGGTGGAAGTCGCATCGCTCGCCGCCACCGGCGCGGTGCCGGTGACCGCCAACCCACTTTACATCGGGACCAAGACCGCGGCCTCGGGAGCCCAGAACCATCTCAATGGACTGCTCGATCAAGTCCGCCTCTACGGGCGCGCGTTGAGCCCGGCCGAAGTCGCCCAACTTTCGCTGGAAGGCAACACCGTCTCGATCGCGGCCAGCGACGCGACTGCGCGGAAGGGGACTGGCGACACCGGTGTCTTCACCGTCAGCCGCACCGGCGTGACGACCTCGCCGCTGAGCGTGCCGCTGTTGCTCGGCGGCAACGCGGTGACCGGCTTGGACTTCACTCTCAATCCCGTGCTGGCGGGCTTCGCGATCCCAGCCGGCCAGAGTTCGGCGAACTTGCTCGTCCAGCCGATCGACTCCGCCACGGTCACCGGCCCCACGGCGGTCAATCTCTTGTTAGGCATTGTGCCGGGCTACCTAGCGGACAATGCCAGCGCCACCGTGACCATCCAGGACTCGCCGCTGAATGACTGGAAGATCGCGGCCTTCGGCAGCCTCGCCGCGGCCCAGGCTGCCGGTGCGGCCGATGATGCCGACAGCGATGCGGATGGCCTGGACACGCTGCTGGAAGCAGCTCTCGGCGGCAGTCCCACGGTGCCCGACATCGCCCGCCTGCCGGTCGAGGAGATTGAACTCGTGGATGGGCAGCTTTACCTCACCGCCACCTACGTCCGTCCGAAGCCGGCACTCGCCGGCATCTCTTATGTCCATCGTAGTTCACTGGCACTCGATGATTGGCAAGCCGCTGTGGTTGTTACGGGCTATCCGCTCGATAATGGCGACGGCACCGAAACGGTGAAGACCCGCACGGCCGTGCCCATTGGGGATCAGCCGAAGCAGTTCTTGAAATTGGAGATCACAAGGCCGTGA
- a CDS encoding 3-keto-disaccharide hydrolase, with protein sequence MKSILLLLAMAVPAFSAPNALTPEEKREGFKLLFDGKSLKGWRTYKEKAPKDQWKVEDGAIVLTSGGGGDLITEDEFADFDFRCEWKIAKQGNSGIMWRSTEEHQYPWVSGPEYQILDSFKQEGHKYTHETNKGNIAGGFYDIIPAKEEWSKPVGEWNETRILVKGSKVKLFLNGNVTADVDTTTDEFKALLAKSKFNGWEHFNKAAKGHIVFQDHGDKVEFRSIRLKKL encoded by the coding sequence ATGAAATCCATCCTGCTCCTGCTCGCCATGGCTGTGCCCGCGTTCTCCGCTCCGAATGCCCTGACTCCCGAAGAAAAGCGCGAGGGCTTCAAGTTGCTCTTCGACGGGAAGTCGCTGAAGGGCTGGCGGACTTACAAAGAAAAGGCCCCCAAGGACCAGTGGAAGGTCGAGGACGGCGCGATCGTGCTGACTTCCGGCGGCGGCGGCGACTTGATCACGGAGGACGAGTTCGCGGATTTCGATTTCCGCTGCGAGTGGAAGATCGCGAAGCAGGGGAACTCCGGGATTATGTGGCGCTCGACCGAAGAGCACCAGTATCCGTGGGTCAGCGGCCCGGAGTATCAGATCCTGGATTCCTTCAAGCAGGAGGGCCACAAGTACACCCACGAGACCAACAAGGGCAACATCGCCGGTGGCTTCTATGACATCATCCCAGCCAAAGAAGAGTGGTCGAAGCCGGTGGGTGAGTGGAACGAGACCCGGATCCTGGTGAAGGGCAGCAAGGTGAAGCTTTTCCTCAATGGCAACGTGACGGCCGATGTGGATACGACCACGGATGAGTTCAAGGCACTACTCGCCAAGTCCAAGTTCAATGGCTGGGAACACTTCAACAAGGCGGCGAAAGGCCACATCGTTTTCCAGGACCACGGCGACAAGGTGGAGTTCCGCTCGATCCGGCTGAAGAAGCTGTGA
- a CDS encoding pyridoxal-phosphate-dependent aminotransferase family protein, with product MSSPKLFSPGPIDVSPETFAAMSRTMIGHRGSEFEALYASLQPGLQAIFGTSRPVFVSTSSAWGVMEGALRNLARKKVLSLCCGAFSDKWLDVAKKCGYDADSVQVEWGQQIDPEVVRSKLAEGGFDTVTFIHSETSTGVLNDLAAISKVVKSFPETMLIVDTVSSLSTVPVDMDANGIDVMLAGVQKALALPPGLCVFAVSEAGMERAKGTPNRGYYFDFVEFAKNAALNNTPSTPAISILYGLQFILGEIEKEGIEARFARHAKTNAMIHAWGAKRGFEHFAPEGFRSTALTCFKTPEGFDLSGFIKALKTKHNFLINGGYGKIKGTTFRISNMGNETEATMQELIDAMEDVLG from the coding sequence ATGTCCTCGCCCAAATTGTTCAGCCCCGGCCCGATCGACGTTTCGCCCGAGACCTTCGCGGCGATGTCTCGCACCATGATCGGTCACCGCGGCTCCGAGTTCGAAGCCCTCTACGCCTCGCTCCAGCCGGGCCTCCAGGCCATTTTCGGCACTTCCCGCCCGGTTTTCGTTTCCACCTCCTCCGCCTGGGGCGTGATGGAGGGTGCCTTGCGCAATCTCGCCCGCAAGAAGGTCCTCAGCCTTTGCTGCGGTGCCTTCTCCGACAAGTGGCTCGATGTGGCCAAGAAGTGCGGCTACGATGCCGACTCGGTGCAGGTCGAGTGGGGCCAGCAGATCGATCCCGAGGTCGTCCGCTCTAAGCTCGCAGAAGGCGGCTTCGACACGGTCACTTTCATCCACAGCGAGACCTCCACCGGCGTGCTCAATGACCTCGCCGCGATCTCGAAAGTGGTGAAGTCCTTCCCGGAGACCATGCTGATCGTGGACACGGTGTCCTCGCTTTCCACCGTGCCGGTGGACATGGATGCGAACGGCATCGACGTGATGCTCGCCGGTGTGCAGAAGGCGCTCGCGTTGCCGCCCGGCCTCTGCGTCTTCGCGGTCTCCGAAGCGGGCATGGAGCGCGCCAAGGGCACGCCGAACCGCGGCTACTACTTCGACTTCGTCGAGTTCGCGAAGAATGCCGCGCTCAACAACACGCCGTCCACTCCGGCGATCTCGATCCTCTACGGGCTGCAGTTCATCCTCGGCGAGATCGAGAAGGAAGGCATCGAGGCCCGCTTCGCCCGCCACGCGAAGACCAATGCGATGATCCACGCCTGGGGTGCCAAGCGCGGCTTCGAGCACTTCGCGCCGGAAGGTTTCCGCTCCACCGCGCTGACCTGCTTCAAGACGCCCGAGGGCTTCGACCTGTCCGGCTTCATCAAGGCGCTCAAGACGAAGCACAACTTCCTGATCAACGGCGGCTACGGGAAGATCAAGGGCACCACCTTCCGCATCTCCAACATGGGCAACGAAACGGAAGCCACCATGCAGGAGTTGATCGATGCGATGGAGGACGTGCTGGGTTGA
- a CDS encoding 3-keto-disaccharide hydrolase, producing the protein MKSASLLPLVAMVSLVATAPLSAEPSSPYPGCTKVFNGKDFEGWIADPSTWSIVDGAMRGTGGTSRLAYTKADYGSFRLIFTSRMNPINNDHLGILFWGDRPQDPAKPKIDNAGWLQFMPPHGAMWDYHPPKHRNLPHETLAIGPRDFEAWHVTEMLCDLEKGTLRAAVDGVEIVHYQHPTPAERKDPEKRIIAGPIGMFRHGGGASEYKDIYVEADPKEDKLITVK; encoded by the coding sequence GTGAAATCCGCATCCTTGTTGCCGCTTGTGGCCATGGTCTCCTTGGTCGCGACCGCCCCTCTTTCCGCCGAGCCTTCCAGTCCCTATCCTGGCTGTACGAAGGTTTTCAACGGCAAGGACTTCGAGGGCTGGATCGCCGACCCTTCTACCTGGAGCATCGTCGACGGCGCCATGCGCGGCACCGGTGGCACCTCGCGGCTCGCCTACACCAAGGCTGACTACGGTAGCTTCCGTCTGATCTTCACGTCGCGGATGAATCCCATCAACAACGATCACCTCGGCATCTTGTTCTGGGGCGACCGGCCGCAGGATCCGGCCAAGCCGAAGATCGACAATGCCGGCTGGCTCCAGTTCATGCCGCCGCACGGCGCGATGTGGGACTACCATCCGCCGAAGCATCGCAATCTCCCCCATGAGACGCTCGCGATAGGGCCGCGCGACTTCGAGGCGTGGCACGTCACCGAGATGCTCTGCGACTTGGAGAAGGGCACCCTACGCGCTGCAGTCGATGGCGTGGAAATCGTCCACTACCAGCACCCGACGCCCGCCGAGCGGAAGGATCCGGAGAAGCGCATTATCGCCGGACCGATCGGCATGTTCCGCCACGGCGGCGGAGCTTCGGAATACAAGGACATCTACGTCGAAGCCGATCCGAAGGAAGACAAGCTGATCACGGTGAAGTGA
- a CDS encoding GNAT family N-acetyltransferase — protein MSSHRLHSPAVGSDLSALVRKGIREADPAETGPRDWVPVTLALEDDDGTVIGGLYGATMWQWLMIDGLWVATEHRGQGLGRRLLLAAEEMAVERGCTGSWLGTFDFQARGFYEAHGYEVFAELPGFPPGHLHYHLRKDFGKAVK, from the coding sequence ATGAGTTCCCATCGCTTGCATTCCCCCGCGGTCGGATCCGATCTGTCAGCCCTCGTGCGCAAGGGCATCCGCGAGGCAGATCCCGCAGAGACCGGCCCCCGGGACTGGGTGCCGGTGACGCTGGCACTGGAGGATGACGACGGCACCGTCATCGGCGGCCTCTACGGCGCCACCATGTGGCAGTGGCTGATGATCGACGGCCTATGGGTCGCGACCGAGCACCGCGGCCAAGGCCTTGGCCGGCGGTTGTTGCTCGCCGCGGAGGAGATGGCCGTAGAAAGAGGCTGCACGGGATCCTGGCTCGGCACCTTCGATTTCCAAGCCCGTGGCTTTTACGAGGCGCACGGCTACGAGGTCTTCGCCGAGCTGCCCGGCTTCCCGCCAGGACACCTCCACTATCACTTACGTAAGGATTTCGGGAAAGCAGTGAAGTGA
- a CDS encoding SRPBCC family protein: MDCKQQLQCEAAPPMLHSLLQEQLLPITLSQAWDFFATPRNLDEITPPDLGFRIVHCPAETMHEGQIIEYRVKIAPLVWIPWVTEIKAVDDGRSFIDEQRFGPYKFWHHRHTFEATEGGTKMTDLIHYALPFGPLGSIAHAMFVRRKLEGIFRFRRTELERRFGRMA; the protein is encoded by the coding sequence ATGGATTGCAAGCAGCAGCTCCAGTGCGAGGCTGCGCCGCCCATGCTCCACTCGCTCCTCCAAGAACAATTACTCCCGATCACGCTCTCTCAAGCGTGGGATTTCTTCGCCACACCTCGAAACCTGGATGAGATCACCCCGCCCGATCTCGGCTTCCGCATCGTGCACTGCCCGGCGGAAACGATGCACGAGGGGCAGATTATCGAATACCGCGTGAAAATCGCACCGCTGGTGTGGATTCCGTGGGTCACAGAGATCAAGGCTGTCGACGACGGGCGCAGCTTCATCGATGAGCAGCGCTTCGGCCCCTACAAGTTCTGGCACCACCGGCACACCTTCGAGGCAACCGAAGGCGGTACGAAAATGACCGATCTGATCCACTACGCGCTGCCTTTCGGCCCGCTGGGATCGATCGCCCACGCGATGTTCGTGCGACGGAAGCTGGAAGGAATCTTCCGCTTCCGCCGGACCGAGCTGGAGCGGCGTTTCGGCCGCATGGCGTGA